GAAGGGCAATCATCACACCACTCTTCTGAGCCGCCTCATCGAGAAGTTTTGCCAGATCCGGATCCGGTCCCTCCATGGCAATGGAGAGAAACCGGGGGTCGATCACCTGACCATACTCAGCTCCCGCGGCTCCACCGGCTCCACCTGGGCCCGGGTAATAGCTGGTGGTCCAGGCATCGATCTTGCCGGTGCCGTTAAGCGAAGCGATTGCCTCATTAAGGGCGGTTTTGGTCGGCGCCGCGAGATAAACGACCCGCCAGCCTGATTCCATTGCTCCGGCTAATATCTCCAGTGCCTCCACAGGGGTAACCTTGACGGCGTCCATGGTCACCCGCTTGGAAAGGTCGAGAGAGCTCTCCATGCGGACTCCCCCCTGACGGGCGATTGAGGCGATCACCTTGGCAAGTGGTTGCTCCTCAGCATGGATGGTGACCAACCCCCAGTTTGCGATCCATCGGGCGATCAGGATAACGGCCAGCAGGATGGCGATGGCCCCCAGATAGAGCTGCCGTCTGGGCAACGCGGAGAGAAAGGAGATCATGAGTCCTTATGAACACCCCATAGGCCATGAAGTTGCAGCAAAAATCACTCGCTAGAACCTGTGTGACGAACCGTGAAGGTTTTTCACTTACCACTCCGGGGGTCCCGAAAAAGAACCCCCGGCTTATAGCTTTCTCTAATATTCTTTCCGTCCCTGTTCACCACCACGTCCTCCCTAGGATCTACCTTTTTTGCTGTCATCGTCATCGTCGTCGTCATGGTCATCATCGGATTCACCTTTTTGGCCGCTACGATATTCTCCAGAGCCAGATCCCCCCGAAGCAGCTGTTCCACTGCTTGCCGACTGGATGGAAGCGAGGTAGGCCCAGGTCTGGGTCTCAACATGTCCGTCCGCACGAAGAATATTCAGTTTTCCCATGTGGGGATTCCCTTTGTCCGTGCAGACCGCCATGGATGAGAGCTTGGAGATGCTGTTGACGCCTCCCTGATTGTAGATAGCGGCGCTCTGCGCCTCCTCACCATTGAGCGTTGGAGTCCAGATATAGCTGCCATAGTTCGAATCTGGCGCCTTATCGGTAGGGCAGCTGAGCAGACTTGCCTTCACTCCATAGGCACTGAGAGCAGCCAGCGGGCCCTGCGGTGCGGAGGGTGTCGCTCCAGGAACCATGTAATTTGAGTTCACTGCCGTCGAGTTGATCGGCGGGAACTGCTGGCCGTTAGCGGGGTCTGCCACATACTGCTGAACGGCGACGCCGATCTGGCGCATGTTGCTGATACACTTCGCGGTTTTGCTTTTCTGCGATGCCTGCTGTACGGTCGGCACCATCATCGAGGTCATGGCACCTATTACTGCGGTGGTCACAAGCAGTTCCACCATGGTGAATCCGGCGTTGCACCGGGGGGATGTGCATCTTTTCATTTTGTTTTAGGGTTTGTTGTTTAACTGCGCGATGAAGAAGTAAAAGGAGCGGAGAAAAGCCGCTGCCTGCAGAAAGCCTCGGCAGGCCGTGGTAAAAAGAGGCCGAAGCAACGACCTTTGCGGCACCATTACATGGGATCCCTCTTGGCGTTGCCACAATGGTTCCCTCACCTCCGGAAAGGCCCAGAAGCCATGAGCGAGTCCTCGCTCTCATGGGTCAACATGCGGCCGGATTCGGAAAAATCAAAAATTCTTTTGCAAGTTTCGGCAAAAAATCTCCCACTCGTTCCCGTTGTCGCGGCGAAACGAGACCGATTTGCCTTGTCTCGCCGGCGGTTCGATGCGAGAGAGAGGGTTGCCCGATACCGGTGACCGTCGCAAGGTGGTGCGGATTTCCGCTACCTACCCCGGCATTGAAAGCCGACGCAGCCTCCACCACGCCCCTTTTCGCAAGATTCCAGGGACGGGACACAAAGGAGGCCGCACACGGCGAGTCGCACGGGCACCAACACACAACGCAACGATAAACATACCTAGTCCTGATCCCCGCCCACACCGGCTCCGTGTCCCAGGCCGCTCATCGCGGGGATCCCTTCAACACAACACATATCATGTCCTCAAATTATTCCCCTAACAGCGGCCGTTCCCGCAGTGGCGGCGGCGGTCGCCGTCGTTCCTCAGGCTCCCAGGGTCGCTCCCAAGGCGCTTCCCGAAGCGAAGACCGTCCTCGCCGCGCGCAGCAGCCAGCCAAGAAGCAAGGCTTCCTTGCCAAGCTCCTCTCCGTCCTCGGACTCGGTGGCAAAAAAAAGCCCCAGGCGGCCTCCGGCCAACCTCAACGCACTCCCCGTGGCGAGCATTCCGAGCGCCGTGAAAGTGCATCTCCCCGCCAGTCCCGGAAGCCCGAGCGCATTGAAGTAACCACGCCCCGCGTCTACGTCGGCAACCTCTCTTTCGATGCGAGTGAGAGCGACCTGATGGAACTCTTCAGCGGCGTTGGATCCGTCCAGAACGTCGAGGTCGTTTGCAACCGCGAGACTCAACGCTCCAAGGGATTCGGATTCGTCACGCTTTCTTCCGTTGAGGAGGCCAAGCGCGCAGTCGATGAGCTTCACGACAAGGAATACATGGGCCGCAAGCTCGTGGTCAGCGGCGCCAAGGCTGTAGCCGAGAGCCGCAGTGAACGGTCCGAACGCCGCGACACGGCGGGAGCTTCGGAAGCTTCCACGGATTCCGAGGCGGCAGCGGCCTAGTTGGTTTTTGGTACCAATCGGTTCCGTTTCCGTGCTTCCTGCGGAAACAATTCTTATTGCCGGCCCCACTGGGGTCGGCAAGACCGATCTCTCTCTCCGGCTTGCCGGTGACCTTCACGGTGAGATCGTCGGCGCGGATGCCTTCCAGATCTATGCCGGCCTATCTCTTCTGACTGCCCAGCCCTCGGGGGCTACGCGGGCGCTAATTCCCCATCATCTGATCGGATCTGTCGATCCGGCGGAGGCTTATGACGCGGGACGCTATCTGCGTGAGGCGCTGCCCGTCATCCGCGATATCGCTGCCCGTGGCAAACGGCCAATCGTAGTTGGCGGAACAGGACTTTATTTCAAGGCGCTGCTCGGGGGTCTTCAAGAACTTCGGGCAGGCGACCCCGTCCTGCGCGCTGAACTACAGGCTCTCACATTACCGGAACTGATCGGGCGACTTGAGGCTCTGGATCCTGCTGCCGTGAGGATAGTCGATCTGGTTAACCGCCGCCGTGTGGAACGGGCCCTTGAAATCGTGATGCTGACGGGCAAGCCGCTAGCCGAATCGCGGAAGGAATCGCAAGGCCCCATTCCAACACCCCAGAGTATGGGAATCATGACCCTTCTTCTCACACGTAATCGGGAGGAGTTGAACGCCCGGATCGAGGCCCATGTGCAGTCGATGTTCCATCAGGGCGTGGAGGATGAAGTGGCTGCTCTACCTGAGCAGTATGTCGGGCCAACGGCCTCGATGACACTCGGTCTCCGTGAGATCCGCTCACTCCTACGGAATGAGATCACCCGGAAAGAGGCGATCGAAGCCATCAGCTCGTCAACTCGGCGCTATGCCAAGCGGCAGATGACCTGGTTCGGCCACCAGCATGACTTTCCAAAGCTGAACCTGAGTCTTTTTTCCGATCCCGAAAAGTCTTTTGCCGAGGCATTACGGCTACTCCAATCATCCGAGCCAGCGCAAGCGAACGGCACCGCTATTTGAGAAAGCCGCCGAGCGTATCGAGAACTTTCCCCGCTCCCTGTTCGAGCGTTTTAACAGCATTTGTCGTCGTCATGTTGGTCGCGGACTGCTCCTTGATGCCCAAGAATTTCATTCCCTCTTGAATCCCCTCCTTGATGACTCCTTCGGCGCGCGCGGTTACAGCCGTCACAAGACGTGCCGAGAGATCCTCCGTGGGATGGGAAAGACTCCCGCCGACGATCATCGGGGTCCAAATATAGCCGTCATGCTCGTTCAGACCGAGGACCTCGCGGGCGAAGGGGATCATGTCGACAATCCTCTTGGTGATGCCTACCTGAAAAGATCCCTTGAGTGATCCTTCTCGGCCCACCTCCGCATCTCCTATGAGCTTTAGCAGACCTTTGGATTCGAGAACCACGTCGCTCCATGTGGTCTTGTTCACATCCCCTGAGAATGTGGCGTGCGC
This window of the Verrucomicrobiota bacterium genome carries:
- a CDS encoding type II secretion system GspH family protein; this encodes MKRCTSPRCNAGFTMVELLVTTAVIGAMTSMMVPTVQQASQKSKTAKCISNMRQIGVAVQQYVADPANGQQFPPINSTAVNSNYMVPGATPSAPQGPLAALSAYGVKASLLSCPTDKAPDSNYGSYIWTPTLNGEEAQSAAIYNQGGVNSISKLSSMAVCTDKGNPHMGKLNILRADGHVETQTWAYLASIQSASSGTAASGGSGSGEYRSGQKGESDDDHDDDDDDDSKKGRS
- the miaA gene encoding tRNA (adenosine(37)-N6)-dimethylallyltransferase MiaA; the encoded protein is MVPIGSVSVLPAETILIAGPTGVGKTDLSLRLAGDLHGEIVGADAFQIYAGLSLLTAQPSGATRALIPHHLIGSVDPAEAYDAGRYLREALPVIRDIAARGKRPIVVGGTGLYFKALLGGLQELRAGDPVLRAELQALTLPELIGRLEALDPAAVRIVDLVNRRRVERALEIVMLTGKPLAESRKESQGPIPTPQSMGIMTLLLTRNREELNARIEAHVQSMFHQGVEDEVAALPEQYVGPTASMTLGLREIRSLLRNEITRKEAIEAISSSTRRYAKRQMTWFGHQHDFPKLNLSLFSDPEKSFAEALRLLQSSEPAQANGTAI